One window from the genome of Spiractinospora alimapuensis encodes:
- a CDS encoding TetR/AcrR family transcriptional regulator: MATIRSSSERRRAQAVASGIRAFADLGVTTAAMERIAGEVGVSSSYVFRLFGSKKAFFLACVDELETRVRVVFRGAAEHEPGDPLRAMGDGFRELVADGAVTGLWLQACALARGDAEVAARCRAVVADSLREAERLSGAPPEEAASFLADGALVMMLQSLGADLSHGSRAAVRALKVEGETS, encoded by the coding sequence ATGGCGACCATACGGAGTTCCTCCGAGCGACGTCGGGCGCAGGCCGTGGCGAGCGGGATACGCGCGTTCGCGGATTTGGGGGTGACCACGGCGGCGATGGAGCGGATCGCCGGTGAGGTTGGCGTGTCCTCCTCCTACGTGTTCCGACTGTTCGGCAGCAAGAAGGCGTTCTTCCTCGCGTGTGTGGACGAACTGGAGACGCGGGTGCGGGTCGTGTTTCGCGGCGCCGCGGAGCACGAGCCCGGTGATCCGTTACGGGCGATGGGGGACGGCTTCCGTGAACTGGTCGCGGACGGCGCCGTCACCGGGCTCTGGCTTCAGGCGTGCGCCCTCGCCCGGGGTGACGCGGAGGTCGCGGCACGGTGTCGTGCCGTCGTCGCCGACTCCCTGCGCGAAGCCGAACGGTTGAGCGGGGCCCCTCCCGAGGAGGCCGCGTCGTTCCTCGCCGACGGTGCGCTGGTGATGATGCTGCAGTCCCTGGGCGCGGACCTGAGCCACGGCAGCCGGGCCGCGGTACGCGCCCTCAAGGTCGAGGGAGAGACCTCATGA
- a CDS encoding SGNH/GDSL hydrolase family protein, with protein MNPVLLPLAAAQGLWVRARTERLPPASGDTRGSVGPVAERSLRLGVVGESTAAGCGVATHAEGFPGRLARILAERTGGEVAWEVVGHDGATARRIRHRLLARLSDDLDVAVLLSGVNDTLGRRAPEEWATDLSAIVDDLARRARFVVVAGIPPFAAFPGVPKPLGWYLAERAAALDAESRRVCGAHPAVTWVSSVDAVPVGPEFFARDRFHPSGTGYGHWATLVADHVPSG; from the coding sequence ATGAACCCGGTTCTCCTGCCGTTGGCCGCCGCGCAGGGCCTCTGGGTGCGGGCCCGGACCGAGCGCCTCCCACCGGCGTCCGGCGATACCCGGGGTTCCGTCGGGCCGGTCGCCGAGCGGTCGCTGCGGCTGGGTGTGGTCGGCGAGTCCACCGCCGCCGGGTGCGGTGTGGCCACCCACGCGGAGGGTTTTCCCGGGCGTCTCGCCCGGATCCTCGCCGAACGCACCGGAGGTGAAGTCGCGTGGGAGGTGGTGGGGCATGACGGGGCGACGGCGCGCCGGATACGCCACCGCCTCCTGGCGCGGCTCTCCGATGATCTCGACGTCGCGGTACTGCTCTCCGGGGTGAACGACACGCTTGGACGTCGCGCGCCCGAAGAGTGGGCGACGGATCTCTCCGCCATCGTGGACGACCTCGCCCGACGCGCGAGGTTCGTGGTCGTCGCGGGGATCCCGCCGTTCGCCGCCTTCCCGGGGGTCCCGAAACCCCTGGGGTGGTATCTCGCCGAGCGGGCCGCCGCGCTGGACGCGGAATCCCGTCGCGTCTGCGGAGCGCATCCCGCTGTCACGTGGGTCAGCTCCGTGGACGCGGTCCCGGTGGGGCCGGAGTTCTTCGCGCGGGACCGGTTCCATCCCTCGGGCACCGGCTACGGCCATTGGGCCACGCTCGTCGCGGACCACGTGCCGTCCGGCTGA
- the argG gene encoding argininosuccinate synthase: MSKVLASLPSGERIGIAFSGGLDTSVAVAWMREKGAIPCTYTADIGQYDESDIASVPGRATAYGAEITRLVDGRAALVEEGLAALACGAFHIRSGGRAYFNTTPLGRAVTGTLLVRAMLEDNVQIWGDGSTYKGNDIERFYRYGLLANPALRIYKPWLDAEFVRELGGRTEMSQWLQERGLPYRDSVEKAYSTDANIWGATHEAKSLEHLDTGIEIVDPIMGVRFWDASVEITPEDVTVGFEQGRPVTINGKEFSSAVDLVLEANAIGGRHGLGMSDQIENRIIEAKSRGIYEAPGMALLHAAYERLVNAIHNEDTLASYHNEGRRLGRLMYEGRWLDPQALMLRESLQRWVGMAVTGEVTLRLRRGEDYSILNTTGSAFSYHPEKLSMERTEDSAFGPSDRIGQLTMRNLDIADSRAKLEQYAGLGMVGVQDRRPIGAAQAASTGLIKSVPAGGADAIASRGEASSEDDTLLDQAAIEAGND; encoded by the coding sequence GTGTCTAAGGTACTCGCCTCCCTGCCCAGCGGTGAACGCATCGGAATCGCCTTCTCTGGAGGCCTCGACACCTCTGTCGCGGTCGCCTGGATGCGCGAGAAGGGTGCCATCCCGTGCACCTACACCGCCGACATCGGTCAGTACGACGAGTCGGATATCGCCTCCGTCCCGGGTCGCGCCACCGCCTACGGCGCGGAGATCACCCGCCTGGTCGACGGCCGGGCGGCGTTGGTCGAGGAGGGCCTCGCAGCGCTCGCCTGCGGTGCGTTCCACATCCGCTCCGGCGGACGCGCCTACTTCAACACCACACCCCTGGGGCGCGCCGTGACCGGCACGCTGCTGGTGCGGGCGATGCTCGAGGACAACGTGCAGATCTGGGGTGACGGATCCACGTACAAGGGCAACGACATCGAGCGCTTCTACCGCTACGGACTGCTCGCCAACCCGGCCCTGCGCATCTACAAGCCGTGGCTGGACGCCGAGTTCGTTCGCGAGCTCGGCGGGCGCACCGAGATGTCGCAGTGGCTGCAGGAGCGGGGTCTGCCCTACCGCGACAGTGTGGAGAAGGCCTACTCCACCGACGCCAACATCTGGGGCGCCACCCACGAGGCGAAGTCCCTGGAGCACCTCGACACCGGGATCGAGATCGTCGACCCGATCATGGGGGTCCGCTTCTGGGACGCCTCCGTCGAGATCACCCCCGAGGACGTCACGGTCGGCTTCGAACAGGGCCGGCCGGTGACCATCAACGGCAAGGAGTTCAGCTCCGCCGTCGACCTGGTGCTCGAGGCGAACGCGATCGGCGGCCGGCACGGCTTGGGCATGTCGGACCAGATCGAGAACCGGATCATCGAGGCCAAGAGCCGCGGCATCTACGAGGCCCCGGGGATGGCGCTGCTGCACGCCGCCTACGAGCGGCTCGTCAACGCCATCCACAACGAGGACACCCTCGCCAGCTACCACAACGAGGGACGGCGCCTGGGCCGACTCATGTACGAGGGCCGGTGGCTGGACCCGCAGGCCCTCATGCTGCGCGAGTCGCTGCAACGCTGGGTCGGCATGGCCGTGACCGGTGAGGTCACCCTGCGCCTCCGCCGGGGCGAGGACTACTCGATCCTCAACACCACGGGCTCCGCGTTCAGCTACCACCCCGAGAAGCTGTCCATGGAGCGTACCGAGGACTCCGCGTTCGGTCCCTCCGACCGGATCGGTCAGTTGACCATGCGCAACCTCGACATCGCCGACTCCCGCGCCAAGCTGGAGCAGTACGCGGGGCTGGGCATGGTCGGCGTCCAGGACCGGCGCCCGATCGGCGCGGCGCAGGCCGCGTCCACCGGACTCATCAAGTCGGTCCCGGCGGGCGGCGCCGACGCGATCGCGTCCCGCGGCGAGGCCTCGTCGGAGGACGACACCCTCCTCGACCAGGCCGCCATCGAGGCCGGCAACGACTAG
- a CDS encoding alpha/beta hydrolase fold domain-containing protein, with product MSVLGIPRVAAAAATGAQGLVSLAEVRLAREKRAAFPDLPSDIHGITVPTSVAPARAVVYRPAASVRNPPVHVNFHGGGFILPGIWLDDPLCRLLAAEAGVVVVNVDYVLAPRHPFPSPPRQAFEVVRWVAEHGAEHGWDGTRLTIGGQSAGGGIAAAVARQALERGGPEITLQALLYPVLDLTLPMSEKPSAIDRPMLRPWMGEVFDNSYVPDPAVRADRLASPAGPADTEDLTGIAPAFLITPEYDLLRAEGQRYARRLRDVGALAEHCDVPGADHGFDVRDLELARAIYALIADHLTQADAPRATSAGRG from the coding sequence ATGTCAGTGCTTGGCATTCCCCGCGTCGCGGCCGCCGCGGCGACCGGAGCACAGGGTCTGGTCTCCCTGGCCGAGGTCAGGCTGGCCAGGGAGAAGCGTGCGGCCTTCCCCGACCTCCCCAGCGACATCCACGGGATCACGGTGCCGACGTCGGTCGCGCCCGCCCGCGCCGTCGTCTACCGTCCCGCCGCCTCGGTGCGTAACCCACCGGTCCACGTGAACTTTCACGGCGGGGGGTTCATCCTCCCCGGAATCTGGCTCGACGACCCGCTGTGCAGGCTGCTGGCCGCTGAGGCGGGTGTCGTGGTCGTCAACGTCGACTACGTGCTCGCCCCCCGCCACCCGTTCCCGAGCCCGCCGCGCCAGGCCTTCGAGGTGGTTCGGTGGGTGGCCGAGCACGGCGCGGAACACGGGTGGGACGGCACCCGGTTGACGATCGGCGGTCAGAGCGCCGGGGGAGGGATCGCGGCGGCCGTGGCCCGGCAGGCACTCGAGCGGGGCGGGCCCGAGATCACGCTCCAGGCACTGCTGTATCCGGTGCTGGACCTCACCCTCCCCATGAGCGAGAAACCGTCGGCCATCGACCGGCCGATGCTGCGCCCGTGGATGGGGGAGGTCTTCGACAACTCCTACGTCCCCGATCCGGCCGTCCGCGCCGACCGACTGGCCTCGCCGGCCGGCCCGGCGGACACCGAGGACCTCACGGGGATCGCGCCCGCGTTCCTCATCACCCCGGAGTACGACCTCCTGCGTGCCGAGGGGCAGCGATACGCGCGGCGCCTACGCGACGTCGGCGCCCTGGCGGAGCACTGCGACGTTCCCGGCGCGGACCACGGGTTCGACGTGCGCGACCTGGAGCTGGCCCGCGCCATCTACGCACTGATCGCCGACCACCTGACCCAGGCCGACGCGCCGCGTGCGACGTCGGCCGGCCGG